ACGCTTTCCCTGAACTCACATCGAGGCGATGCAGCACACAAGCATCGTTCTCCTTCAAGAGAAGGATCACAGGAAACAATGCTGAATTGAGCTGAACAAGCGGCAAGCTGACAATACGACTGCTGAAACCGGCCTTCTTTGCCGCTCGAGGAAAAAGAGAAGGCGTCAAGCCTTTGTTATCGAGAGGCAGCCCGGCAACAACAACGTCCCGCTCGACAGGCAATTCATGAGACTTCGCTATAACAATCAAGCACTCAACAAGCGGATCATGTGGTTTTTTACCCCCCTTCGGCAAATTCTGCTGCGCAAATTGAGTGCTTTTGTCCTGCTGCATTCTTTTTATCTGATTCTTATTATACCTTGATCAACAGCAAAACATAACAAAAAAAACATACAGTAGATTCCTGTTTTCTTGTCTGATTATAAGCTGTTATGCCGCTATACCTGTTATCTGATCGATTGAAAATCACCCATTATGGATTTACAGTAACATTGAACAACGGTATTATATTATTAATGGGTGGAGGGAAAAACAGGGGAAATATGCAAAAGAGAGTGAGTATTCCCTCTATTTTTTACAGGGAATACTCTACAGTATACAAGACAACATCGATATCACAAACTGGCCTGCCCTGTAATCACTTCTCCATTGGGGTCACACTGACAGGTTGTGTCACTTCGGCGTCAGAAGATAAGTGATCTGCTGCTGCAACAGGAACCGCACACAACTCAAGATCTTCCTGTGTCGGTAAGTCCTCACGGACCACACCAATACTCTGCAGCAAACGGCCCATGCCGGCCAACGCTCTTGCATCGGCTATTTTCAAGTCATAAAATGCATTTGAATAAGCCCGCTGAGCCTGGAAGTACTCATTTTCCGTATCGAGGAGGTCCAGTAATGTTCGCTTGCCGATATTGAACTGATCGCGGTATGCCACACGTACCTTAGCCACATTTTTCCTGTGTTGGTCAAGATACTCGACCTGATATGCTAACACCGACTTATCGTTATAAGCTATTTCCAAGGTTTGACGAACTTCCCTGCGAACTTTTTCACGAATGTCCATCGAGCGCAGTTTCTTCATTTTATACTGCTTCACGGCAGCAAGATCAGATCCGCCGTTGAATATGTTGTAGGTCATCAACAACTCAACTGCGGCTTCGCGTTCATAGGCATCTATGCCGTCCTCATCCCAACTCCAGTCATGGTATGCACGAATATCAAAGCGTGGATAAAATTTCGACTGCTGCACCCTTACCGCCTGTTCGGAAGCCTCTATATCTGCAAGCGTTGCAAGAAACGACGGGTTCTGCTGATAGGCCAACGGCAGGGCTTCTCCCACCGTTGAAGGTAACCCTGTAATATCTACCGAGAAATCCTCAACGTGGTCCGGTGGTAACTCTCCTACAATCCTCTGGTAGCGTGCACTGACATCGTGCAGGTTCGATTGCTCCGTCATAAGGTTCGAACTCGCAAGCGCCAGACGTCCTTTGATCTGTTCCAGATTCACCTTGGCCCCCACACCGGACTTTACACGCTTTGATATCTGCTCATAGATTTCCTGGTGATAATCGTAGTTCTGGTGAGCCATGTCCACCAGGTCACGATACCGCATGACATCGGCATAGGCACGAAGACCTTCCAGGCCTGCACTTTCAAGCGACTGTAAAAACTCGAAGTACCTTGCCTGACTCGAACGTTTCAGGCGGCAGACCTGACTGTTCGTATAGAAACCGTCAAACAGCATCTGTCGCACCTCCAACCGGATGCCTTTGCGCCAGAAATCTTCCGTCCGGCTCCCGTCACGCCAGCGCCGTTCGCGGCCAATATCCGCTGTAGCATCAAGAGTGGGAAAATAACCACCACGAGCAACACCCTGCTCTTCATAAACATCCATGAACGCATGCCAGCTTGCCTGGACTTCAGGGTTTGTGTTGATCGCCTTCTCCACCGCTCCACTCACCGGCTGCACCGTGATCTTTCCGGAACTTTTTTCTGCCGTAGCATCCTGAGCACATACGACATGAGGCGCCACCATGCCTGCAAGCAAAGTTCCCACGAACGCACTCTTTAGCACTTCTTTCATGTTCTTTTTATTCTTCATAACAGGTATTAGTTTATAAGTACAATAAAACTTAACGCTCTTACACTTCAGGGTATTGGTATCCATCCTGGATGTATACGGTTGCTTGCACTCCACCGTAGACCCCGGTATACTGGTCCATAACATAGGTTTCTCCGTTAAGGGTCACGTTCTGATCCGAGGCAGACAAGGTAAAACCCTCAAGTTCAACGATATCCG
The window above is part of the Prosthecochloris marina genome. Proteins encoded here:
- a CDS encoding TolC family outer membrane protein, producing MKEVLKSAFVGTLLAGMVAPHVVCAQDATAEKSSGKITVQPVSGAVEKAINTNPEVQASWHAFMDVYEEQGVARGGYFPTLDATADIGRERRWRDGSRTEDFWRKGIRLEVRQMLFDGFYTNSQVCRLKRSSQARYFEFLQSLESAGLEGLRAYADVMRYRDLVDMAHQNYDYHQEIYEQISKRVKSGVGAKVNLEQIKGRLALASSNLMTEQSNLHDVSARYQRIVGELPPDHVEDFSVDITGLPSTVGEALPLAYQQNPSFLATLADIEASEQAVRVQQSKFYPRFDIRAYHDWSWDEDGIDAYEREAAVELLMTYNIFNGGSDLAAVKQYKMKKLRSMDIREKVRREVRQTLEIAYNDKSVLAYQVEYLDQHRKNVAKVRVAYRDQFNIGKRTLLDLLDTENEYFQAQRAYSNAFYDLKIADARALAGMGRLLQSIGVVREDLPTQEDLELCAVPVAAADHLSSDAEVTQPVSVTPMEK